One genomic window of Cannabis sativa cultivar Pink pepper isolate KNU-18-1 chromosome 2, ASM2916894v1, whole genome shotgun sequence includes the following:
- the LOC115720907 gene encoding DNA polymerase zeta processivity subunit, with the protein MDHKDNQSPQVRILLEFLEVAITSVVFLKGVYPSGAFERRRYMNLVVQRARHPELRDYIHSSVWGLLPFIEKDLVERVAVIFFNADNNPVERFIFKLVVNQSYGSKVEEADLEFSLRSFLIKLSVSEPLTNVLSHDCRWEITAYFRSLPDKSTSKDAGLWIPTDTKQWHQPPLITPIKSMSSEPLSLQLYLEHPSLN; encoded by the exons ATGGACCATAAAGATAATCAATCTCCTCAAG TTCGGATTCTGCTCGAATTCTTGGAGGTTGCAATTACTTCAGTTGTTTTCCTTAAAGGAGTTTACCCTTCAG GTGCTTTTGAAAGAAGGAGGTATATGAATTTGGTAGTTCAAAGAGCTCGCCATCCCGAACTTAGAGATTATATCCATTCTTCAGTTTGGGGACTTCTTCCTTTCATTGAAAAG GATTTGGTTGAAAGAGTAGCAGTAATCTTCTTCAATGCAGACAACAACCCTGTGGAAAGATTTATCTTCAAGCTTGTGGTGAACCAGTCTTATGGCTCTAAGGTTGAAGAAGCCGACTTGGAGTTCTCCCTTAGGTCGTTTTTGATCAAGCTTTCTGTCTCAGAACCACTTACTAATGTTCTTTCTCATG ATTGCAGGTGGGAGATTACAGCTTATTTCCGATCCCTCCCTGATAAAAGTACAAGTAAAGATGCAGGGTTATGGATTCCAACAGACACAAAACAATGGCATCAACCTCCATTGATAACTCCAATCAAGTCAATGAGTAGTGAACCTCTGTCTTTACAGTTATACCTAGAACATCCAAGTCTGAATTAG
- the LOC115720906 gene encoding uncharacterized protein LOC115720906, with protein MSRSGIMVGLSPTFRQTSFPSMGLKGFSFRFKHWACNGYTRMVTSASCSDQLQLQLQDKQLSSPELVALEYADLNLPLPDKELGNVRIRQHVNPLKTTFSVPVQVPHWNQVFRDPTLPLMVDIGSGSGRFLMWLGKKNAGVRNYLGLEIREKLVNRAQYWVKEINLDNVHFIYANATNSFKQVVSNYPGPLMLVSILCPDPHFKKRHHKRRVVQKPLVDSIAASLMDGGEVLIQSDVYEVAVDMRFQFDGESNTLKHIDEVESSVLCDSEGWLLKNPMGIRTEREIHAEFEGAKIYRRMYKKCFYQHEAISSSSI; from the exons ATGAGTAGGAGTGGGATTATGGTGGGTTTATCTCCCACATTTAGACAAACCAGTTTTCCCTCAATGGGTTTAAAGGGATTTAGCTTCAGGTTTAAGCATTGGGCTTGTAACGGCTATACAAGAATGGTTACCTCTGCTTCTTGCTCTGACCAACTCCAACTCCAACTCCAAGACAAGCAATTAAGTAGTCCGGAACTTGTAGCCTTGGAATATGCTGACCTTAACCTTCCTCTTCCTGACAAG GAACTGGGTAATGTCAGAATCAGGCAACATGTCAATCCTCTCAAGACCACTTTTTCT GTGCCAGTACAAGTGCCCCATTGGAATCAAGTCTTTAGAGATCCAACATTGCCACTAATGGTGGATATTGGAAGTG GTAGCGGCAGATTTCTCATGTGGTTGGGCAAAAAAAATGCTGGTGTAAGAAATTATTTGGGATTGGAAATAAGAGAGAAA CTGGTGAACCGTGCTCAGTACTGGGTTAAGGAGATAAATCTTGATAATGT aCATTTCATCTATGCAAATGCCACAAATTCTTTCAAACAAGTAGTCTCTAACTATCCTGGACCTTTGATGCTGGTTTCAATCCTG TGCCCAGATCCTCATTTTAAGAAAAGACATCATAAGAGGAGGGTGGTGCAAAAGCCATTAGTAGATTCCATAGCTGCAAGTTTAATGGATGGAGGGGAG GTGTTGATACAGTCAGATGTGTATGAAGTGGCAGTGGACATGAGGTTTCAATTTGATGGTGAGTCAAATACTCTAAAACACATTGATGAAGTAGAGTCGAGTGTGTTATGTGATAGTGAGGGATGGCTGTTGAAGAATCCAATGGGGATTAGAACTGAGAGAGAAATACATGCTGAATTTGAAGGTGCAAAAATATATAGAAGGATGTACAAAAAGTGCTTTTATCAACATGAAGCAATATCAAGCTCTTCGATATGA